ATGTGAATGTGGATCTGAAGGTGGGGGCCCTCGAAGAAACCATCACCGTGACCGGGGAGAGTCCCCTGGTTGACACCCATAACGTGGTCAAACGCCAGGTCGTGGGCCAGGACGTCATCGAGTCGATGCCGACCTCCAAGAACTGGTCCACGCTTGGCGTGATGACGGTTGGCGTGTTCAGCAACCAGAACGACGTCGGCGGGTCGGCGGGTGAGCACCAGAATCAGCTCAAGGCGCACGGCGGTTCGTTCAACGACCGCATCGTCCAGTTGGACGGCCTGATGATCGCGAACATGGCGTGCAACTACGCCTGCACCGGCCTCTCCACCAACGACGCCTCGACCCAGGAGCTCAGTTACGAGTTTGGCGCCATCTCGGCCGAAGTGGCCGGTGGCGGCGTGCGCGTCAACATCATTCCTCGCGAAGGTGGCAACCTGTTCAGCGGGTCGGCCTTCGTCAACTTCGCCAATGCCGGCCTTCAGGGCAGCAACGTGGACGACGCCTTGCGCGAACAGGGCGTGACGACGGCCGACAGCATCGAGCGGATCTACGACACGAGCTTTGCCTTCGGCGGCCCGCTGAAGAAAGACAAATTATGGTTCTGGTCGGCGCACCGTTTCTGGGGCTACGAGCAGATCCGCACCAACACCTTTTACGAGGGCAACCCGAACGACTTCGTATTCGATCCGGATCGCAGCCGGCCGGGCACCGAGACCCAGAAGAACGGCAGCCTCGACCTGCGCCTGACCTGGCAGATCAGCCCGAAGAACAAGTTGTCGGCCTACTACAACTACGCGCCGCGCAAGACCGAGCATTGGACCCTGGTGAGCAACATTCAACCGGATGCCTCGCAGCTGCAAAACCTGCCCATCAATCACTTCGAGACGCTGACCTTCCGGTCGACGATCTCTTCGCGGCTGCTGTTCGAGGCGGCCGCCGGCAACATGACCGAAATATGGACGCGCGAACCGGTGGAAGATTCGACAACGTCGAAGGGCTACCCGGTGACCGAGCAGACCACGGGCATCAACTTCCGCGCCTATTCGGCGACGTTCTCGCGCAACTACACGTCGCTGCGCTCGTATCGTTCGGCGCTGTCATACGTGACAGGCTCACATGCCTTCCGGGTCGGCTTCACGCTGCAGGAAGGCCCGGCGGTGACCGATGTCTACACCAGCCACGACACCGCGCTGACGGTGCGCAACGGTGTGCCGTTCCAGGTGACGGTCCGCACGACGCCCTACACTGCGCGCGAACGGCTGGTGGCCGACCTCGGCATTTACGCGCAGGACACGTGGACCATCAAGCGGCTGACCGCCAACCTGGGCGTACGCTGGGACTACCTGAATAACAAGGTCGAGAAACAGACCGCCGCCGGCGGCACGTGGATTGGCCCGCGGAGCTTCGACGAGCTCACCAACGTGCCGAACTACAAGGACCTCGCGCCGCGTCTGGGACTGGCCTACGACCTGTTTGGCAACGGCAAGACCGCGGTCAAGGCCACGATCAGCCGCTATGTGGTGCCGAACACGGTGGCGGTGGCTCGCTCACTCAATCCCTTCAACACCTCGGTCAACAACACCACGCGGAGCTGGACCGACGCCAACCGCGACGGCGTCCCGCAAGTCTCGGAACTGGGACCGCTGGCCAATAACGCGTTCGGCTCGGTGAACGTCGCGACGCGCTACGACCCCGACGCGATCGAGGGGTTCGGCAAGCGCCGCAACAACTGGGAATTCTCGGCGGGCGTCACCCAGGAGCTGATGTCGCGCCTGTCGGTGGACGTGTCCTACTATCGTCGGGCCCAGGGTAACTTCACGGTCACCGACAACCTGGATGTCGGTCCGACCGACTTCCAGCCGTACTGCGTGACGGCCCCACGCGACTCGCGCTTGCCCGACGGCGGCGGCCAGCAGATCTGCGGCCTCTACGACATCGTGCCCACCAAGTTCGGCGTCGCCACCAACAACCTGGTGACGCGCGTCGACAAGCTGGACGTGAAGCAGGAAGAGGTGTTCGACGGCGTCGACATGGCGTTCAACGCCAGGCTGGGAGGCGGGGTGTTCCTGAACGGCGGCATCGCGGTCGGCCGCACGCGCTTCAATCAGTGCGATGCGTTTGTCGACAACCCGGCCGAGCAGTTCGGCCTGACCGGCGCCACGTTCTCGTATTGCGACTACACGTCAGGCGTGCTCACGCAGGCGAAGGTGAACGGGTCGTACACGCTGCCCTGGCAGGACATCCAGATTGGCGGCGTGCTGCAGAACCTGCCGGGCCAGCAGATTCTGGCGCAGTGGAACATCACGCAGGCCGACGCGGCCGCCAACCTGGGACGGTCGCTCTCGGGCGGCGCCAACACCTCGCGCGTGGTGCCGCTCATCAAGCCCGGCACCATGTTCACGCCGCGGCGCACGCAGATTGACCTGCGGGTCTCCAAGCCGTTCCGAATCGGCGGCGCCAGGCGCCTGCAGATCATGGCCGACGTGTTCAACCTGACCAACTCGAACGCCTCGGTCGGTGCCACTTCGAATGCGGGTGAACCGCCCGCCTCGCTGATCACCACCTTCGGCTCGGCGTGGCTGCGCCCGCTCAACGTGCTGCAAGCGCGCTACATCAAGTTCGGCGCACAGCTGAATTTCTGATGCACGGTGCGGCGGGATGGGGCTCGAGCGCAGCCCTCGCCCGCCGCGCTCGAACCCGGCACGAGCGGTTGGCGTCAAGATTGCATTTGGAGAGGCGTCATGCCAATGCCGCTCCTATTCCCGCTCCTTCTTGTCTCGATCGTCACGTGGGCCGGCTGCGGCGATGACTCGCCCCTTGGGGCGGAACTGGAACGGTCTCAGCAAGCTCCGCTGGCCAGTGCCGAGCCAGACGCCGAGGTGGTCGCCGCCGTTGACCGGACGCTCGGGGCAGGTGAGCTCGAAGCGGTCAGATGGGGCAACCTGCGCGACGTGATCGCCGACCTCAGGGTGGTCTATGCCGACCAGGCCGACCGGCTGGTGTGGTTCGACGTGGCGACGCCGGTAGCCAAATTGGAACCCGCGCTGGCTGTAATTGCCCGCGCCGGCGACTACGGGCTCGATCCGGGGGACTACGACGCCGCCCAGCTGGCGGCCCAATGGCCGGCGATCAAGTCCAGATCGGCCTCAGCGCGCGATCGCGCGGCCTTCGACTTGACGGTGAGCATCGCCGCGGCGCGGATGATCAGAGCCGTGCATGCGGGTCGCGTCGATCCGGCCGCCATGCGCTGGAACTACGCGGCCGCGGCCAAGACCACCGACATCGCCGGATCGCTGCGGAGGGCGGCCGCCACCGACGACCTCGGCGCCGTGCTTGATTCGCTCGAGCCGCAGTTCGCCCACTACCAGCGCGCCAAGAAGAAGCTCGCCTTCTATAAGGCTACGGCGATGAAGGGTGAACCGCCGGTGGTACCCGAACTGGCGAAGGGCTCGACCAAGATCGCTCCCGGCCAGGCATGGGCGGGGGTGCCTCAACTGATCGCGCGATTGACCGCCACCGGGGATGTGTCGGCCGAATCCGCCGCGGCGGCGACGCCCGCGGCGGCGGCCGAACCACCGCCGCAAGCCGGGTCGCCGCCCGCCGTACCGGTGTATGAGGGCGCGCTGGTCGACAGCGTCAAGCGCTTCCAGGAACGCCACGGCCTTGGTGCCGACGGCGTTATCGGCGCCACGACGATCAAGGCGCTGAACGTGCCGTTGGCGAGGCGGGCCCGGCAGCTCGAACTGGCGATGGAACGCGGACGCTGGCTGCCGGATCTCAGCGACCGTCCCAATGTATTCGTCAACGTCGCGTTGTTCCGCCTGTGGGCCACCGATCCGGTGAGCGGCGAAGAGTCGCTGCGCATGAACGTCGTGGTCGGCAAGGCGCTCAACACACAGACACCGATCTTCGTTGATCAGATGGAGTACGTGGTCTTCCGGCCCTACTGGAACCCGCCGCCCAGCATCATCACTGGCGAGATCGTTCCGGCCCTGAGGAAAGACCCGTCCTACCTTAATCGCCAGAACATGGAGATTGTGGCCAGCGGTGCCGACGACGCGGCGTCGCTGCCGGCGAGCGAAGACAACATCGCCAAGGTCGCCTCCGGTCGACTGTTCGTGCGCCAGCGGCCCGGACCGTCGAACTCACTGGGCCTCGCGAAGTTCATCTTCCCCAACTCCGAGAACGTCTACATGCACGGCACTCCGGCGCGGCAGCTGTTCTCACGGACACGCCGCGACTTCAGCCACGGCTGCATCAGGCTCGAGGACCCGGCGCGCTTCGCCGAATGGGTGTTGCGCCAGGATCCGAGCTGGACCCGCGAACGCATCGACGCGGCCATGCAAGGCGACAAGACCATGCAGGTCAACCTGAAGGAGAAGCTGGCCGTGGTGGTCTTCTACGACACCGTCCACGTCAATTCTGAACAAACCGTGTTCTTCGTGGACGACATCTACGGCCACGACAAGGCCCTGGACGCGGCGCTGCAGCGCGGCTACCCGTTCCCCGTCACGCCAGCGGCCTCGACGACTTCTTCGGCGAAGCGATAGCACTTTACCGGGGCTCCCGGGGAGGGCTGCTGGCGAGCAATCGGTGAACTACAATCGCCTGATATGCCCGTCGCCGCGCCCGCACTCGCCCAGGCCCGTACCACGCTCGACGCGTGGGTGCGCGAACTGATGCAATGGCACTTCAGTCCCGAGACCGGGTGCGACTTCTGGCTCGACCGGGCGCGCAAGGCCGGTTGGGACCCGCGCAAAGAGGTCGCGTCCTATGACGACCTCGACAAGTTCGGGCCCTTCCAGGACGAGTGGCTGCGCGGCGGACCGGTGCGGCGCTGGGTGCCGAAGGCTTACCAGCACAAGCCGATCTACACGTTCGAGACCGGCGGCAGCACCGGCGTGCCGAAGTCGCGCATCAACATCGAAGACTTCCGCATCGACTACGAGCAGTTCAGCAAGACCCTTCCCGACGACAAGTTCCCGAAAGGCGCCGACTGGCTGCACATCGGCCCGAGCGGCCCGCGGCGCCTGCGCCTCGCGATTGAGCACCTGGCGCAGCACCGCGGCGGCATCTGCTTCATGGTGGATCTCGATCCGCGCTGGGTCATCAAGCTGATCAAGATGGGCGAGATGGAGATGATGGAGCTCTACAAGCGCCACGTCATCGACCAGGCGCTAACGCTGCTCAAGGCCCACGACACCATCAAGTGCCTGTTCACCACGCCGAAGCTGCTCGAGGCGCTGTGCGAGCGCATCTCGCTCAAGAAGGCCGGCATCACCGGCGTGTTCTGCGGCGGCACTGAGATGACACCGCAGTTCCATCGCTTCGCGGTGGAGGAACTGATGGAAGGCGCGCACTTCGCGCCAACCTACGGCAACACGCTGATGGGCCTGGGCCCCCACAAGCCGCCGACCAGGGACGACAACTGGGCGATCATCTACTACCCGCCGGCGCCGCGCGCGATGATCGAGGTGGTGGATCCGGACGACATCACCAAGGTCGTGGACTACGGCAAGACCGGCCGCGTCCGGCTGACCACGCTCACCAAGGAGTTCTTCATGCCGCGCTTCCTCGAGCGCGATGAGTGCGAGCGTGAGACGCCGTGCGAGCAATATCCCTGGGATGGCGTCCGCAACGTCCGGCCCTTCTCCCGCTTCCAGAAGAGTGTGGTCGAGGGGGTTTATTAACGGCACCCCATAAAGGGGTGCCCTACGAGCGACACATGCTGCATCTTCCGATCTTGCGATGGGGCACTCCATACCGGAGCGTGAACCAGGTGGTCACGCCGCACTTCCGCACGCGCGAGCCGTTGGTGTCGATGAGCCAGGCCAACGTCGGATTGATTCGCCGCGACCTGTTGCGCCAGGGCGAGGCGCGCGCGACGCTGCAGCAGATCCCCGTCGCCGACCTCGTCGCCATGGCCGGACGCGCCGCCGACCATTTCCTCAACGACCCGCTGCCGCTGGATCCCGAGAGCGGCACCATGCAGTCACCGCAGGACTACGTCGAACAGGTGTCGGCCACCACCGGCATGCCCTTCAGCAACGTGCGCCGCAACATGCTGAAAGTGCACGGCGTGCTGAGCAAGGTGACCGAGGTGCTGGCCGGGCTCACGCGCGGCCTCGATCTCAGCGTCCTGGATCAGGGCTACGGCGTGGTGAACGGACAGATGCTCAGCTTCTTCGCGCGCGGCGAGGCGATGGGCGTGGTGCTGCCCAGCAACTCCCCCGGGGTCCACTCGCTGTGGGCGCCGGCCACGGTGTTGAAGATGCCGCTGGTGCTCAAGCCCGGAAGCGCCGAGCCGTGGACGCCGCTCCGCATGATCGCCGCATGGGTGAAGGCGGGCGCGCCGGCCGGGGCGTTTGCCTACTATCCAACCGACCACGCCGGCGGCAACGAGATCCTCCGCTCCACCGGACGCGGCATGGTGTTCGGCGATGTCGCTTCCACGAAGCGATGGAAGGCCGACGGCCGCGTCGAGGTCCACGGGCCCGGTTACAGCAAGGTCGTGATCGGCCCAGACGTCGCCGACCAGTGGGAGCAATACCTCGACGTGATCGCGGAATCGATGTCCAACAACGGCGGCCGCTCCTGCGTGAACGCCTCGGGAGTGTGGGTGACGAAGCACGGCGACCGCATTGCCGACGCACTCGCCCAGCGGCTGTCACGGGTCATTCCGCGCGCGGCAGACGACCCCGAGGCGGTGCTGGCGCCGTTTGCGGACCCGGACACCGCCCGGCGGATTTCGTCGATGATCGATGCCGACATGACCGGTGAGGGCGGCACCGCCCGTGACGCGTCGGCGGCGGTCCGCGGCGCTGAGCGCGTCGTCTCGGCGCACGGCGGCACCTACCTGCTGCCCACCGTGGTCCGCTGCAACGCCGGCCATCCGCTCGCCAATCGCGAGTTCCTGTTCCCGTTCGCCAGCGTGGTGGAAGTGCCGGCGGCGGATCTGCCGGAGTGCCTCGGGCCCTCGCTCGTGGTGACCTGCATTTCGAACGATCCCGCCTTCCGCGCCCGCTTCGTCGCCTCGCCACACGTCGATCGCCTGAATTTCGGTCCGCTCTCGACCACGCAGATCGGCTGGGACCAGCCGCACGAGGGGAACCTGTTCGAGCACCTCTACGCTCGCCGCGCGATTCAACGGCTCGCGTAGCGATTGTCGAATGACTGATCCGCGGGCACACGGATGCGCATCCTCTCGCTGACCGCCGGCGCCGCGTCGATGTATTGCGGCAGCTGCCTGCGCGACAACGCGCTGGCGGCGCGGCTGATCAGGCACGGGCACGATGTCACGCTGCTGCCCTTCTACACGCCGACGCTCACCGACGAAGTGAATGTCAGCCGCCGGGAGCAGGTCTTCTTCGGCGGCATCAGCGTCTACCTGGAACAACATTCCGCCCTGTTCCGGGCAGCCCCGCGCTTCGTCGGCCGCCTGCTCGACGCGCCCGGCGTGATCAAGGCGTTCACCAGCGGATCGATCTCGGTGGACCCCAAGGAACTGGGCGCGCTGACGGTGTCAACGCTGCGGGGCGAGAAGGGCCACCAGAAGCAGGAGATCGACAAGCTGCTCGAATTCCTGCGGCACGAGCCGGCGTTCGACATCGCCAACATTCCCTACGCGCTGCTGATCAGCCTGGCCGCGCCGCTCAAGCGTCAGTTGGGGTGCCCGGTGGTGGTCACGCTCCAAGGCGAGGATCTGTTCCTGGACGCGCTGCCCGAACCCTATCGTGCGGAAGCGCTCGCGCTGGTGCGCGCGCAGGTCGCCGACGTGGATCTGTTCATCGCCGTCAGCGACTATTACGCCCGGTTCATGCAGGACTACCTTGGCATCCCCGCGCACAAGATGCGCGTGGCCAGGCTCGGGGTGAACGTGGACGACCTCACGGTGACCACGCGAACGCGGAGCGATCCGTTCACGATCGGCTACTTCGCCCGCGTTGCGCCAGAGAAGGGCCTGCACAATCTCGCCGAGGCCTATCGCATCCTTCGTCACGAGAAAGGCCTGCCCCCGTCACGCCTGGTGGCCGCCGGCTACCTGCCGCCCGAACATCGGCGGTATCTCGAGGCGGTTGGCGAAGGGCTGCGGGCCGCGGGTCTCGCCGATGAGTTCGTCTATCGCGGCACCGTCGAGCGTGCCCGAAAGGTGGAATTCTTCCACGACATCGACGTGCTGTCGGTGCCGAGCGGCTATCACGAGCCGAAGGGCCTCTACCTGCTCGAGGCCATGGCCTGCGGCGTGCCGGTGGTGCAACCCAACCACGGCGCGTTTCCCGAGCTGATCGCCCGCACCGGCGGCGGCGTGCTGGCGGCCTCCGAATCCGGGGCCGACATCGCGGAAGCGCTGTACGCTCTGTGGCACGATCCGGTTCGAGCCTCGGAGCTGGGGCGTCACGGTGCGACAGGAGTCCGGGCGCATTACACCGTGGATCACATGGCTCACGAGGTCCTGGCCGCGTACGACGCGGCCATCTGTTCTTGAACCTTCTGGTCTCCTGTTATTGACCCGAGTCACATGCTCGAAGCCGCTCACCTGTCCAAGTCGTATCCGTCGCCTGCCGGCGACCTTACCGTGCTGCGCGACGTGTCGATGTCGCTGTCGCCGGGCGACGCCGCCTGCGTGATGGGGCCGTCCGGCTCCGGCAAGAGCACGCTGCTCTACATTCTCGGCGGCCTCGAGCCGCCGACCAGCGGCACGGTTCGCCTCGACGGCAAGGACCCGTACGCGCTCAAGGCCGACGCGCTCGCCGCGTTCCGCAACCGCGAAATCGGGTTCGTCCTGCAGGACCATTGCCTGCTGCCGCAATGCACGGTGCTCGAGAACGTTCTGGTGCCGACGCTGGTGGGCGAACCCGACACCGACGCGCCGGGCCGGGCGCGAACGCTGCTCGACCAGGTGGGATTGTCGGATCGGCTCGACCATCTCCCCTCGGCGCTGTCGGGCGGCGAGAAGCAGCGGGCCGCCATTGCGCGCGCCCTGGTGCGCCAGCCGCGCCTGGTGTTGTGCGACGAGCCAACCGGCAACCTCGACGTGGAAACCGCCCACCTCGTCGCCGACCTGATCCTCCGCCTTCACGAACAACAACACACCATGCTCCTGGTGGTCACGCATAGCGAGGCGCTCGGCGCCCGGTTTTCGCGGCGGTGGTCGATGAACCGCGGCCTTCTGTCGGTGTAGCCATGCTGACCCGCGCGAGCCTGCGGTTCTATGCCGCCACGCACGCGATGGTGGTGCTCGGCGTGGCCGTGGCGGTGGCAGTGCTCGCGGGGGCGCTGCTGGTCGGCTCGTCGGTCCGCGACAGCCTCGCGCAGATCGCGCTCGGGCGCCTCGGCGCCACCGACGTCATCGTGACGTCTCCCACGTTCTTCCGCACCGCGTTGGCCGACAACCTGCTCACCAGGTCCACGCAGCCACAGCAAAGCCCGATGGGTGCGCGCCTCGACCCGTATCGCGTGCTGCGATCCGCCGCGCCCCTGGTCGTGTTCGGCGGCGCCGTCGTCCATGACGAGTCGAAGCGCACGGCGGGCCGCGTGATGGTCTACGGCATCGACGAACGCTTCGGCCGCTTCCACGGCGTCAACGGCTTCGAGGTGTCCGGCCGGGAGGCGCTGATCAGCGCGGCGCTGGCACAGGAAGTCGGCGCGAAGGCCGGCGACACCCTGACGATGAGGGTCGCGAAGCCCAGCGATATTCCGCTCTCCAGCCTGCAAGGGCGTCGTGAGACCACCGGCGAGCGGATTCGGGTCACCGTGGCGCGCGTGCTGGACGAGTCGTCTCTCGGCGAGTTCTCGCTCGCGCCCGCGCAAGGGCCGGTCTTCGCGATCTACGTCCCGATGGGCCGCCTG
This sequence is a window from Vicinamibacterales bacterium. Protein-coding genes within it:
- a CDS encoding ABC transporter ATP-binding protein → MLEAAHLSKSYPSPAGDLTVLRDVSMSLSPGDAACVMGPSGSGKSTLLYILGGLEPPTSGTVRLDGKDPYALKADALAAFRNREIGFVLQDHCLLPQCTVLENVLVPTLVGEPDTDAPGRARTLLDQVGLSDRLDHLPSALSGGEKQRAAIARALVRQPRLVLCDEPTGNLDVETAHLVADLILRLHEQQHTMLLVVTHSEALGARFSRRWSMNRGLLSV
- a CDS encoding TonB-dependent receptor codes for the protein MRKLVLLVATAALFVATPVAAQSSGIAGVVRDSGGGVLPGVTVEAASPALIERVRSAITDSQGRYNIIDLRPGTYSVTFTLPGFSTVRRTEIELPAAFTANVNVDLKVGALEETITVTGESPLVDTHNVVKRQVVGQDVIESMPTSKNWSTLGVMTVGVFSNQNDVGGSAGEHQNQLKAHGGSFNDRIVQLDGLMIANMACNYACTGLSTNDASTQELSYEFGAISAEVAGGGVRVNIIPREGGNLFSGSAFVNFANAGLQGSNVDDALREQGVTTADSIERIYDTSFAFGGPLKKDKLWFWSAHRFWGYEQIRTNTFYEGNPNDFVFDPDRSRPGTETQKNGSLDLRLTWQISPKNKLSAYYNYAPRKTEHWTLVSNIQPDASQLQNLPINHFETLTFRSTISSRLLFEAAAGNMTEIWTREPVEDSTTSKGYPVTEQTTGINFRAYSATFSRNYTSLRSYRSALSYVTGSHAFRVGFTLQEGPAVTDVYTSHDTALTVRNGVPFQVTVRTTPYTARERLVADLGIYAQDTWTIKRLTANLGVRWDYLNNKVEKQTAAGGTWIGPRSFDELTNVPNYKDLAPRLGLAYDLFGNGKTAVKATISRYVVPNTVAVARSLNPFNTSVNNTTRSWTDANRDGVPQVSELGPLANNAFGSVNVATRYDPDAIEGFGKRRNNWEFSAGVTQELMSRLSVDVSYYRRAQGNFTVTDNLDVGPTDFQPYCVTAPRDSRLPDGGGQQICGLYDIVPTKFGVATNNLVTRVDKLDVKQEEVFDGVDMAFNARLGGGVFLNGGIAVGRTRFNQCDAFVDNPAEQFGLTGATFSYCDYTSGVLTQAKVNGSYTLPWQDIQIGGVLQNLPGQQILAQWNITQADAAANLGRSLSGGANTSRVVPLIKPGTMFTPRRTQIDLRVSKPFRIGGARRLQIMADVFNLTNSNASVGATSNAGEPPASLITTFGSAWLRPLNVLQARYIKFGAQLNF
- a CDS encoding aldehyde dehydrogenase family protein — its product is MLHLPILRWGTPYRSVNQVVTPHFRTREPLVSMSQANVGLIRRDLLRQGEARATLQQIPVADLVAMAGRAADHFLNDPLPLDPESGTMQSPQDYVEQVSATTGMPFSNVRRNMLKVHGVLSKVTEVLAGLTRGLDLSVLDQGYGVVNGQMLSFFARGEAMGVVLPSNSPGVHSLWAPATVLKMPLVLKPGSAEPWTPLRMIAAWVKAGAPAGAFAYYPTDHAGGNEILRSTGRGMVFGDVASTKRWKADGRVEVHGPGYSKVVIGPDVADQWEQYLDVIAESMSNNGGRSCVNASGVWVTKHGDRIADALAQRLSRVIPRAADDPEAVLAPFADPDTARRISSMIDADMTGEGGTARDASAAVRGAERVVSAHGGTYLLPTVVRCNAGHPLANREFLFPFASVVEVPAADLPECLGPSLVVTCISNDPAFRARFVASPHVDRLNFGPLSTTQIGWDQPHEGNLFEHLYARRAIQRLA
- a CDS encoding L,D-transpeptidase family protein, which gives rise to MPLLFPLLLVSIVTWAGCGDDSPLGAELERSQQAPLASAEPDAEVVAAVDRTLGAGELEAVRWGNLRDVIADLRVVYADQADRLVWFDVATPVAKLEPALAVIARAGDYGLDPGDYDAAQLAAQWPAIKSRSASARDRAAFDLTVSIAAARMIRAVHAGRVDPAAMRWNYAAAAKTTDIAGSLRRAAATDDLGAVLDSLEPQFAHYQRAKKKLAFYKATAMKGEPPVVPELAKGSTKIAPGQAWAGVPQLIARLTATGDVSAESAAAATPAAAAEPPPQAGSPPAVPVYEGALVDSVKRFQERHGLGADGVIGATTIKALNVPLARRARQLELAMERGRWLPDLSDRPNVFVNVALFRLWATDPVSGEESLRMNVVVGKALNTQTPIFVDQMEYVVFRPYWNPPPSIITGEIVPALRKDPSYLNRQNMEIVASGADDAASLPASEDNIAKVASGRLFVRQRPGPSNSLGLAKFIFPNSENVYMHGTPARQLFSRTRRDFSHGCIRLEDPARFAEWVLRQDPSWTRERIDAAMQGDKTMQVNLKEKLAVVVFYDTVHVNSEQTVFFVDDIYGHDKALDAALQRGYPFPVTPAASTTSSAKR
- a CDS encoding glycosyltransferase family 4 protein; this encodes MRILSLTAGAASMYCGSCLRDNALAARLIRHGHDVTLLPFYTPTLTDEVNVSRREQVFFGGISVYLEQHSALFRAAPRFVGRLLDAPGVIKAFTSGSISVDPKELGALTVSTLRGEKGHQKQEIDKLLEFLRHEPAFDIANIPYALLISLAAPLKRQLGCPVVVTLQGEDLFLDALPEPYRAEALALVRAQVADVDLFIAVSDYYARFMQDYLGIPAHKMRVARLGVNVDDLTVTTRTRSDPFTIGYFARVAPEKGLHNLAEAYRILRHEKGLPPSRLVAAGYLPPEHRRYLEAVGEGLRAAGLADEFVYRGTVERARKVEFFHDIDVLSVPSGYHEPKGLYLLEAMACGVPVVQPNHGAFPELIARTGGGVLAASESGADIAEALYALWHDPVRASELGRHGATGVRAHYTVDHMAHEVLAAYDAAICS